Genomic segment of Streptomyces zhihengii:
GGACGAGCTGAAGCAGGTCGCCGCCCGGCTGCACACCGAGTGCGAGCACTGGCACGCGGACGTCACCGACCACGAGGCGATGGCGCGGGTCGCGCAGGAGGTCAAGGAGCGGTTCGGCAAGGTCGACATCGTGGTGGCGAACGCGGGCGTCGCCTCGGGCGGCCCGTTCGCCGACTCCGACCCGGTCGCCTGGCGGCGGGTCATCGAGGTCAACCTGATCGGCAGCGCCGTCACCGGCCGGGCGTTCCTGCCTGTCCTGGTGGAGAGCCGCGGCTACTTCCTCCAGATAGCCTCGCTCGCCGCGATCACCCCGGCGCCCATGATGTCGGCGTACTGCGCCTCCAAGTCGGGCGTGGAGGCCTTCGCGCACAGCCTGCGGGCCGAGGTCGGCTACCGCGGCGTGCGGGTCGGCGTCGGCTACCTGTCCTGGACCGACACCGACATGGTGCGCGGCGCCGATCAGGACGACGTGATGCGGGAGCTGCGGCAGCGGCTGCCGTGGCCGTCGAACCGCACGTATCCGCTGGGGCCCGCCGTGGACCGGATCGTCGCGGGCATCGAGCGCCGGTCGGCCCATGTGTACGCCCAGTGGTGGCTGCGCGGCATGCAGTCGGTGCGCGGGTACCTGCCGGGGATCATCGCCACCGTGGGGCAGCGCGAGATGCGCCGCTTCGGGCCGCGGCTCGGCGGGGTGTCCAAGGGGCTGGTGGGCGCGGGCGGAGCGGCCGACGAGGCCAAGCGGACCGCCGACCGCTGACCGCGGGCGGCCTCCCGCGCCGGGGGCGCACCCGCGACAGCGGGCGGCCCCCGGCGCGGTACGCGACAGCACCCGGCCCCGGTAAGCACCCCTGCCCCGGTGCGCGCGCCCCGGTACGAGCGGGCGCGACCGCCCCGGAACGGGCCGCCGCCCCGCGTCAGCCGTGAGTCGGCCGCGCTTCGTCAGCCGCGCGGCGGCAGCTCGGGGCGGCGCAGGTCCGGGACGGCGGAGTAGTCCGGGGGCAGCGCCGCCGGGGAGGACCTGAGCAGGTCCGTGGCCAGCCGGATCGCGTCGTCCATGTCGGTGTGGCGTCCCTCCGCCCAGTCCAGCGGGGTGCGGAGCGCGTACAGGTCCGGTTCCACGCCGTGGTTCTCGACCGACCAGCCGTACGCGTCGAACCAGGCCGCGTTCATCGGCACGGTGATGACGGTGCCGTCGATCAGCCGGTGACGGCCCGTCATGCCGACCACGCCGCCCCAGGTGCGGGTGCCCACCACCGGGCCGAGGCCCAGCAGGCGGAACGCGGCGGTGATCATGTCCCCGTCCGACGAGGTGGCCTCGTCCGCGATCGCGACCACCGGGCCGCGCGGCGCGTTGGAGGCGTACGACACGGGCTGGGCGTCCCGGGTCAGGTCCCAGCCGAGGATCTTCCTGGTCAGCTTCTCGACGACCAGTTCGCTGATGTGCCCGCCCGCGTTGCCGCGCACGTCCACGATCAGCGCGGGCCGTGACACCTCCAGCCGCAGATCGCGGTTGAACTGCGCCCAGCCCGAGCCGCCCATGTCGGGGATGTGCAGGTAACCGCACCGGCCGCCGCTCAGTTCCCGGACGACCTCGCGCCGCTTGGCGACCCAGTCCTGGTAGCGCAGCGGCCGCTCGTCGACCAGCGGCACCACGGCCACCCGGCGGGCCGGGCCCTCGCCGTCCGGTGACTCGAAGGTGAGCTCCACCGTGGTGCCCCCGGCCGCGGACAGCATCGGGTACGGCCCGGCCACCGGGTCGACCGGGCGCCCGTCGACATGGGTGAGCGCCGCGCCCGCGCGGATCCCGGTGCCCGCCAGCGGGGAGCGCGCCTTGGAGTCGGACGAGTCGCCGGGCAGGATCCGCTTGACGATCCACCTCCCGTCCCGGCACACCAGATTGGCCCCGAGCAGGCCCATCGCCCGCTGGTAGTGCGAGGGGCCCTCGTTGCGCCGTGCCGGGGTCACGTACGCGTGCGAGGTGCCGAGTTCGCCGAGCACCTCGCGCAGCAGATCGGCGAACTCGTCCGGCGAGGCGACCCGTTCGACCAGCGGCCGGTACTGCTCCAGCACCCCGTCCCAGTCGATGCCGCACATGTCCGGTTCCCAGAAGTAGGCGCGGATGAGGCGCCCGGCCTCGTCGTACGCCTGGCGCCACTCGGCGGCCGGGTCGACCTCGTGGAGGATCCGGCGCATGTCGAGGTAGACCGTGGAGTCGCCGTCGCCCGGCTCGGTGGCGGGCACGGCCCGCAGCTCGCCCTCGTCGACGACCACGAGCCGGCTGCCGTCGTTGCTGACCGAGAACCAGTCCAGATGGTCGACGAGCTGGCTCCTGCGGGCCTTGGAGAGGTCGAAGTGCTCCAGGGTGGGCCGCCCCGAGGTGTCGGCCGGGTTGGCGAAGGTCTCGCCGAGCGCGCCCGAGATCGGCCAGCGCAGCCACACCAGGCCGCCGCCGTCGACGGGGTGCAGCGCGGAGTACTTGGAGGCGGTGACGGGGAACGGCACCACGCGGCTCTCCAGGCCCTCCGTCTCCACCGTCACCGTGCCGTCGCCGCTCTCGTCCAGGGGATCGAGCCCGCCCGCGGCCGGGCGGCCCTCGGGGGTGAGCGCGAAGGGCGACGGGGTCGCCGAGGAGAGCGGCACGAGGTAGGGCCGGCAGCCCAGGGGGAACGACAGGTCGCCGGTGTGCACGTCGTAGACGGGGTCGAAGCCGCGCCACGACAGGAAGGCGAGGTAGCGGCCGTCGCTGGTGAAGACCGGGTTCTCGTCCTCGAAGCGGCCGTCGGTGACGTCGACGACGGTGCGGTCCGCGATCCTGGCGATCCGGATCTGCCGCAGCGAGCGGCCCACACCGGGGTGCGACCAGGTCAGCCAGGCGCCGTCCGGGGAGAAGGCGAGGTCCTTCACCGGCCCGTTCTCCGAGCGGACCAGTTCGGTGACCTCGCCGGTGCCCTCCTCGGCGGTGTCGACCAGCAGCAGCCGTCCGTCGTGGGCGGCGACCGCGATCCGCTCGCCCTCCGGGTCGGGTGTCATCTCCAGGACGCGCCCCAGCCCGCCCTGCGCCAGGCGCCGGGGAGGCCGGTCGCCGCTGGCCCGCGGCAGGTACGCGATCTCGACGGCGTCCTCGCCCCCGGCGTCGGTGACATAGGCGACCTGGCCGCCGCTGCCGAGCATCTCCGGCAGCCGCACCCGGACGCCCGGGGTGTCGGCGATGGTCCGCGCGGGCCCGTCGCGGTGGGTGAGCCAGTACAGGCTGCCGCGGACGCCGACCGCGCTCGCCCGGCCCGTCTCGTCGACCGACAGGGCGTCCACATGCCCCGCGGCCGGCACCTGGTAGGTGCGCCGGCCGGCGCGGGGGCCGCCGAGCCGCACCTCCAGGCGGCGCGGGACGGAGCCCGCGGTGAGCTCGTCGACGATCCACAGCTCGCCCGCGCACTGGTAGACGACCCGGCCGCCGTCGCTCGACGCGTGCCGGGCGTAGAAGGCGTCGTGGTCGGTGTGGCGGAGCAGACCGGTGCCGTCGGGCCGGCAGGAGTAGAGGTTGCCGACGCCCTCGTGGTCGGAGAGGAAGGCGATCCGGCCGCCGGTGCCCGGGTCCCAGCGGTCGGTGCCGGGGCCGCGGACGAACATCGGGCAGTCGAGGTGCCCGTCGATGTCCGGCAGCAGCCGTTCGCCGTGCAGCCACAGCCGGCCCGTGGCGCCGCCCCGGTAGCGCTTCCAGGCGGCCGGCTCGTGCGGCGGCTTGCCGGTCAGCAGCAGGGTGCGGCGTTCGCAGCCGGTGCCGCCGGCCCGGGCGGGGGCGTCGGCGACGTCCGTGACGGCGATGTCGGAGACCGGGCCCCAGGGCAGCCGGCCGCCGGGCGCCCCGTCGACGGGCACGCTGTAGGCCCAGGAGAAGTAGGAGAACGGCTGGCCGTGCGAGGAGACGGCGAGGATCTGCCCGTCCGGGGTCCAGCCGCACACCCGGGTGTCGGTCGAGCCCCAGTAGCCGAGCCGCCGCGCGGGCCCGCCGTCCACCGGCACCACATGGATCTCCGGGTCGAGGCTGCGCCAGTTCGTGTAGGCGATCCGGCTGCCGTCGGGGGAGAAGCGGGGATGGCCCACTCTGGTGCGGTCCACGGTGAGCCGCCAGGCCCGGCCCGGCCGCTGTCCCTCCGGCGCCAGGGGGGCGACCCAGAGGTCGTCCTCGGCGGCGAAGCACAGCACGTCGTCGTGCAGATGCGGGAAACGGAGATACGCGCCGTGGTCACTCACCCCCCAATGCTTTCCGCGCCCCGGGGGTGCGGCAACTCGTGGCACCGGGTGGATTCCGGGGGCGGCCAGGGGGCTGCCCGCACGCCGGCGTGACGGCCCGAGGGCGCGGCGGGGACGGCCCCGGGTGCGGCGTGACCCACTCCACAAGCGAAACGGTTTCGTTTCGCTGGACCGGTGGGATACCTTCGAGGTGTACGAAACCGTTTCGTTCAGCGACGCCCGGGGAGGACGCCATGACCACGCGCAGCAGGCTGACCCCCGAGCGTGAGACAGAGCTGTACACCGCGGTGCTCGACCTGCTGCGCGAGGTCGGATACGACGCCCTCACCATGGACGCCGTCGCCGGCCGCACCCGTGCCAGCAAGGCCACCCTCTACCGCCAGTGGGGGAGCAAGGCCGAGCTGGTCGTCAAGGCGATGAGGCACAACAAGCCCGCCGGTTTCGGCGACATCGACACCGGCAGCCTGCACGGCGACTTCCACGCGATGCTCGACCGCACGGACGACTGTCAGATGGAGAAGGACTCCGCGCTGATGCGGGGCCTCGCCCAGGCGATCCACACCAACCCCGATCTGCACGAGGCGCTGCGCGACCTGCTGATCGAGCCCGAGATGTCGGGGCTCGACGTGCTGCTGCGCAGAGCCGTGGACCGGGGCGAGATCCGGCGCGACAATCCGGCGCTGGGCTATGTCGTCCACATGATGATCGGGGCCTTCGTGGCCCGCCAGATGA
This window contains:
- a CDS encoding SDR family oxidoreductase — encoded protein: MTRRSLEGQVAVVTGAARGVGELLARKLSARGAKVALVGLEPDELKQVAARLHTECEHWHADVTDHEAMARVAQEVKERFGKVDIVVANAGVASGGPFADSDPVAWRRVIEVNLIGSAVTGRAFLPVLVESRGYFLQIASLAAITPAPMMSAYCASKSGVEAFAHSLRAEVGYRGVRVGVGYLSWTDTDMVRGADQDDVMRELRQRLPWPSNRTYPLGPAVDRIVAGIERRSAHVYAQWWLRGMQSVRGYLPGIIATVGQREMRRFGPRLGGVSKGLVGAGGAADEAKRTADR
- a CDS encoding S41 family peptidase, encoding MSDHGAYLRFPHLHDDVLCFAAEDDLWVAPLAPEGQRPGRAWRLTVDRTRVGHPRFSPDGSRIAYTNWRSLDPEIHVVPVDGGPARRLGYWGSTDTRVCGWTPDGQILAVSSHGQPFSYFSWAYSVPVDGAPGGRLPWGPVSDIAVTDVADAPARAGGTGCERRTLLLTGKPPHEPAAWKRYRGGATGRLWLHGERLLPDIDGHLDCPMFVRGPGTDRWDPGTGGRIAFLSDHEGVGNLYSCRPDGTGLLRHTDHDAFYARHASSDGGRVVYQCAGELWIVDELTAGSVPRRLEVRLGGPRAGRRTYQVPAAGHVDALSVDETGRASAVGVRGSLYWLTHRDGPARTIADTPGVRVRLPEMLGSGGQVAYVTDAGGEDAVEIAYLPRASGDRPPRRLAQGGLGRVLEMTPDPEGERIAVAAHDGRLLLVDTAEEGTGEVTELVRSENGPVKDLAFSPDGAWLTWSHPGVGRSLRQIRIARIADRTVVDVTDGRFEDENPVFTSDGRYLAFLSWRGFDPVYDVHTGDLSFPLGCRPYLVPLSSATPSPFALTPEGRPAAGGLDPLDESGDGTVTVETEGLESRVVPFPVTASKYSALHPVDGGGLVWLRWPISGALGETFANPADTSGRPTLEHFDLSKARRSQLVDHLDWFSVSNDGSRLVVVDEGELRAVPATEPGDGDSTVYLDMRRILHEVDPAAEWRQAYDEAGRLIRAYFWEPDMCGIDWDGVLEQYRPLVERVASPDEFADLLREVLGELGTSHAYVTPARRNEGPSHYQRAMGLLGANLVCRDGRWIVKRILPGDSSDSKARSPLAGTGIRAGAALTHVDGRPVDPVAGPYPMLSAAGGTTVELTFESPDGEGPARRVAVVPLVDERPLRYQDWVAKRREVVRELSGGRCGYLHIPDMGGSGWAQFNRDLRLEVSRPALIVDVRGNAGGHISELVVEKLTRKILGWDLTRDAQPVSYASNAPRGPVVAIADEATSSDGDMITAAFRLLGLGPVVGTRTWGGVVGMTGRHRLIDGTVITVPMNAAWFDAYGWSVENHGVEPDLYALRTPLDWAEGRHTDMDDAIRLATDLLRSSPAALPPDYSAVPDLRRPELPPRG
- a CDS encoding TetR/AcrR family transcriptional regulator encodes the protein MTTRSRLTPERETELYTAVLDLLREVGYDALTMDAVAGRTRASKATLYRQWGSKAELVVKAMRHNKPAGFGDIDTGSLHGDFHAMLDRTDDCQMEKDSALMRGLAQAIHTNPDLHEALRDLLIEPEMSGLDVLLRRAVDRGEIRRDNPALGYVVHMMIGAFVARQMIEDRTPDRAFLTDYLDAVVLPALAA